A single genomic interval of Phycisphaerae bacterium harbors:
- the scpB gene encoding SMC-Scp complex subunit ScpB: ASPAGDNNLSPAALETLAIIAYKQPIIRADIESIRGVACGEMVRSLMYKGLVKIVGKAEILGRPLLYGTTKKFLEVFGLNDLKDLPKAEELKQPGQ, from the coding sequence GCTTCGCCAGCGGGGGATAATAACCTAAGTCCTGCGGCACTTGAGACGCTTGCCATTATCGCATATAAGCAGCCGATTATACGCGCCGATATAGAATCGATTCGAGGCGTCGCCTGCGGCGAGATGGTTCGCTCCCTGATGTATAAAGGCCTTGTGAAGATTGTCGGAAAGGCGGAAATCCTCGGCAGGCCGCTTCTTTACGGCACAACGAAGAAGTTTCTCGAAGTTTTCGGATTAAACGACTTAAAAGACCTGCCAAAAGCGGAAGAACTCAAACAGCCCGGACAATAA
- a CDS encoding dockerin type I domain-containing protein — translation MILHANGEPNLLTWTDRPVNAIVGKWSTNASFVVVSPEWIVTTRHQNSSPATVNIDGINYKCVYNSQWTGGPTGLVDIRLIRLKNTDDSDPDLTAYAPPYIDRNEVNQDICIGGYGKYRGSTRYLSGQSYGYLWAGSCTTLRWGQNIIDGTSTLQHVGSYYSDTLVADFDLNGRPYEAAPAMYDSGGGWFIYQNGTWKLAALSAYVERINQTWFDDPNTGNVDPDNFWGIRVSSYAAWINEIITADCPAGDIDGDCKVDMFDVVQLTDWWLHTDCTSGNSFCQWADIQPDGKVNMLDLAILAENWLEDKSQ, via the coding sequence ATGATTCTGCACGCTAATGGAGAGCCGAATTTACTGACGTGGACAGACAGACCTGTAAATGCCATCGTTGGAAAATGGAGTACAAACGCTTCGTTTGTAGTTGTTTCCCCTGAATGGATTGTTACCACTCGCCACCAAAACAGCAGCCCGGCGACAGTAAATATCGACGGTATTAATTATAAATGCGTTTATAATTCTCAATGGACCGGCGGCCCAACAGGTCTTGTAGATATTCGTCTTATCCGTCTCAAAAATACCGACGATTCAGACCCCGATCTTACCGCCTATGCGCCGCCATATATAGACAGGAATGAAGTTAATCAGGATATCTGTATCGGCGGATATGGCAAATATAGAGGCAGTACTCGTTATTTAAGCGGACAAAGCTACGGATATTTATGGGCAGGTTCCTGTACTACTTTAAGGTGGGGACAGAATATTATAGACGGCACGAGTACATTGCAACACGTCGGCTCTTATTATTCCGATACATTAGTCGCCGATTTCGACCTTAACGGAAGACCTTATGAAGCCGCCCCCGCAATGTATGATTCAGGCGGCGGATGGTTTATCTACCAGAATGGTACCTGGAAACTGGCCGCACTGTCAGCTTATGTTGAAAGAATAAACCAAACATGGTTTGACGACCCTAACACAGGAAACGTCGACCCCGACAATTTCTGGGGAATCAGAGTAAGTTCTTATGCGGCATGGATTAACGAAATAATTACTGCTGATTGTCCGGCGGGCGATATCGATGGGGATTGCAAAGTTGATATGTTCGATGTTGTCCAGCTTACCGACTGGTGGCTGCATACGGACTGCACAAGCGGAAATAGCTTTTGCCAATGGGCGGATATTCAGCCTGACGGCAAGGTTAATATGCTCGATTTGGCTATCCTTGCTGAAAACTGGCTTGAAGATAAATCACAATAA